TGGTGGAGTGGCGGCCTGGCTGCCGAATGTGTTGTTTATGTTTTTAGCCTGGCGCCTGCAGGGGCAAACACCGGCCAAAGGGCGTGTAGCCTGGAGCTTTGCCTTCGGTGAAGTGTTAAAGGTGTTCGCCACCATTATTTTTCTCATTGTGGCGTTGGGTGTGTTTGGAGCGGTCTTCTGGCCTCTCGCAATCACCTGGTTATCGGTGCTGGTGGTGCAGATCGTCGCACCGGCTGTAATTAACAACAAAGGGTAAGAGGCATCATGGCTGCAGGAGAAATCTCTACTCCGCAAGAATACATAGGTCACCACCTGAATAACCTTCAGCTGGACCTGCGTACTTTCGAGTTAGTGAATCCGCACGACGCTCCCGCGACGTTCTGGGTATTAAATATCGATTCCATGTTTTTCTCTCTGGTGCTGGGACTGATCTTCCTGGTGTTGTTCCGTAAAGTGGCAAAAAGCGCCACCAGCGGTGTGCCAGGGAAATTACAAGCGGCTATCGAACTGGTTGTCGGTTTCGTTGATAACAACGTGCGCGACATGTACCACGGTAAAAGCAAACTTATCGCCCCGCTGGCTCTGACGATTTTCGTCTGGGTCTTCCTGATGAACTTCATGGATCTGCTGCCTATCGACCTGCTGCCGTTTATCGGTGAGCACTATTTAGGCCTGCCGGCGCTGCGCGTCGTGCCGTCTGCGGACGTGAACATCACGCTGTCTATGGCGTTGGGCGTATTTATTTTGATTCTGTTCTACAGCATCAAAATGAAAGGTGTAGGTGGCTTCGCCAAAGAGCTGACGCTGCAGCCTTTTAATCACCCGATCTTCATCCCCATCAACCTGATTCTTGAAGGTGTTAGCCTGCTGTCCAAACCGGTTTCACTCGGTCTGCGACTGTTCGGCAACATGTATGCGGGTGAGCTGATCTTTATCCTGATTGCCGGTCTGCTGCCGTGGTGGTCGCAGTGGGTGTTAAATGTGCCGTGGGCCATTTTCCACATCCTGATTATTTCGCTGCAGGCTTTCATTTTCATGGTCCTCACGATCGTCTATCTGTCGATGGCATCTGAAGAACATTGATTTTTTATCTCAACTACTTAGCTTTTAACTGAAACAAACTGGAGACTGTCATGGAAAACCTGAATATGGATCTGCTGTACATGGCTGCCGCTGTGATGATGGGCCTGGCGGCAATCGGTGCTGCGATCGGTATCGGCATCCTCGGAGGTAAATTCCTGGAAGGCGCAGCGCGTCAGCCGGATCTGATTCCTCTGCTGCGCACGCAGTTCTTTGTTGTAATGGGTCTGGTGGATGCTATCCCGATGATCGCTGTTGGTCTGGGTCTCTACGTGATGTTTGCTGTCGCCTAAAGCCTGTAGCCTTGTTTCTCACGGCACACGGTGTGGTGAGAAACGGATTCTGCCGCTTATCATTGATAACGGCAGAGCAAGTTAACTTAATAAGAGGCATTGTGCTGTGAACATTAATGCAACAATCCTCGGCCAGGCCATCGCGTTCATCCTGTTTGTCGCGTTCTGCATGAAGTACGTATGGCCGCCGATTATGGCTGCCATCGAAAAGCGTCAGAAAGAAATTGCTGACGGCCTTGCTTCTGCTGAGCGCGCGAAGAAAGATTTGGATCTCGCGCAGGCCAATGCGACCGACCAGCTGAAAAAAGCCAAAGAAGAAGCCCAGGTCATTATCGAGCAGGCGAACAAACGCCGTGCACAGATTCTGGACGAAGCGAAAACTGAAGCCGAAACTGAACGTAACCGCATCGTGGCG
The DNA window shown above is from Pantoea sp. At-9b and carries:
- the atpI gene encoding F0F1 ATP synthase subunit I codes for the protein MSVSLYSVKLARTVLLIQLVTFVVIGALFSLKDVIWGASAIAGGVAAWLPNVLFMFLAWRLQGQTPAKGRVAWSFAFGEVLKVFATIIFLIVALGVFGAVFWPLAITWLSVLVVQIVAPAVINNKG
- the atpF gene encoding F0F1 ATP synthase subunit B; this encodes MNINATILGQAIAFILFVAFCMKYVWPPIMAAIEKRQKEIADGLASAERAKKDLDLAQANATDQLKKAKEEAQVIIEQANKRRAQILDEAKTEAETERNRIVAQAQAEIEAERSRAREELRKQVALLALAGAEKIIERSVDEAANSDIVDKLVAEL
- the atpB gene encoding F0F1 ATP synthase subunit A, with product MAAGEISTPQEYIGHHLNNLQLDLRTFELVNPHDAPATFWVLNIDSMFFSLVLGLIFLVLFRKVAKSATSGVPGKLQAAIELVVGFVDNNVRDMYHGKSKLIAPLALTIFVWVFLMNFMDLLPIDLLPFIGEHYLGLPALRVVPSADVNITLSMALGVFILILFYSIKMKGVGGFAKELTLQPFNHPIFIPINLILEGVSLLSKPVSLGLRLFGNMYAGELIFILIAGLLPWWSQWVLNVPWAIFHILIISLQAFIFMVLTIVYLSMASEEH
- the atpE gene encoding F0F1 ATP synthase subunit C; this translates as MENLNMDLLYMAAAVMMGLAAIGAAIGIGILGGKFLEGAARQPDLIPLLRTQFFVVMGLVDAIPMIAVGLGLYVMFAVA